One region of Trinickia violacea genomic DNA includes:
- the glnP gene encoding glutamine ABC transporter permease GlnP: MDLDWSAIWAALPDLLDGVKLTVFIAFVGLVGGFIVGMIAGMFRAYGPTVLNVLAQLYIELIRGTPIVVQVMFLYFALPVLAHIRIDGLTAAIIAITVNSGAYLAEVVRGALLSISKGLTEAGLAMGLSMPRVLAKIIGPLAFRRLIPPLGNQCIVSLKDTSLFIVIGVGELTRKGQEIIAGNFRAVEIWTAVAAIYLVLTGLMTLTLRLVEKRMSIL; the protein is encoded by the coding sequence ATGGATCTCGATTGGTCAGCTATTTGGGCGGCACTTCCGGACTTGCTGGACGGCGTGAAGCTCACAGTCTTTATTGCATTTGTCGGGCTCGTCGGCGGTTTCATCGTCGGCATGATTGCCGGAATGTTCCGGGCATATGGACCCACCGTGCTGAACGTTCTGGCTCAGCTCTACATCGAGCTGATCCGGGGCACGCCAATTGTCGTGCAGGTCATGTTTCTATACTTCGCGCTGCCGGTGCTTGCGCATATCCGGATCGATGGCCTAACGGCCGCGATCATCGCGATAACGGTCAATTCGGGCGCCTATCTTGCCGAAGTGGTGCGCGGCGCACTGTTGTCCATCTCCAAGGGCCTCACGGAAGCCGGTCTTGCGATGGGTCTGTCCATGCCACGTGTCCTCGCAAAGATTATCGGGCCGCTCGCCTTTCGCCGGCTGATTCCGCCGCTCGGCAATCAGTGCATCGTCAGCCTGAAGGACACCTCACTATTTATTGTCATCGGGGTGGGCGAACTGACACGAAAGGGGCAAGAAATCATCGCGGGGAATTTCCGCGCCGTCGAGATCTGGACTGCAGTTGCCGCCATCTATCTGGTTCTGACTGGCCTGATGACGCTCACACTGCGTCTCGTCGAAAAGAGGATGAGCATCCTATGA
- the glnQ gene encoding glutamine ABC transporter ATP-binding protein GlnQ translates to MNMVEFQGVSKSFGHLAVLKDITLRIESGEVVVVVGPSGSGKSTMLRCINVLEKISGGDLLVDGQSVKGNASVIRNIRLEAGMVFQQFNLFPQMTALENVMFGPIQVRGASRAEARDQAMALLDKVGLEARANHYPSELSGGQQQRVAIARALAIKPKLMLFDEPTSALDPELRHEVLKVMQDLANEGMTMIVVTHEIGFAKRVGTRLLFMDQGGIAEDGHPAALIHTPPTQRLKDFLQHVA, encoded by the coding sequence ATGAACATGGTCGAATTCCAGGGGGTCTCGAAGAGCTTCGGCCATTTGGCCGTGCTCAAGGACATCACCCTGCGCATCGAAAGTGGTGAAGTCGTGGTTGTCGTCGGTCCGTCCGGCTCGGGCAAGTCCACGATGCTTCGCTGTATCAACGTACTGGAGAAAATCTCGGGCGGAGACTTGCTGGTCGACGGGCAGAGCGTCAAGGGCAACGCATCCGTGATTCGTAACATCCGCCTCGAGGCCGGCATGGTCTTCCAGCAGTTCAACCTGTTTCCGCAGATGACAGCGCTGGAGAACGTCATGTTCGGCCCGATCCAGGTACGGGGAGCCTCGAGAGCCGAAGCACGCGACCAGGCAATGGCATTGCTGGACAAGGTGGGCCTCGAAGCGCGCGCCAATCATTACCCGTCCGAGTTGTCCGGGGGGCAACAGCAGCGCGTCGCGATTGCTCGCGCCTTGGCCATCAAGCCAAAGCTGATGCTGTTCGACGAGCCAACCTCGGCGCTGGACCCGGAACTTCGTCACGAAGTCCTCAAGGTCATGCAGGACCTGGCCAACGAGGGCATGACGATGATTGTCGTGACGCATGAAATCGGGTTTGCAAAGCGTGTCGGCACGCGTCTGCTGTTCATGGACCAGGGCGGCATTGCCGAGGACGGGCACCCGGCCGCGCTTATCCACACCCCGCCGACGCAGCGACTGAAGGACTTTTTGCAGCACGTGGCTTAA
- a CDS encoding enoyl-CoA hydratase/isomerase family protein encodes MAFETIIYGVQDGIAEVRLNRPHRLNAVVQQLYDELGEALSLAEADRDARVLVITGEGRAFCVGADLKEHKAGRTAFERREYLRGEQVVCKRLLTLGKPVIAAVNGFALGAGAEIAIASDFVVMAASAKIGLPEISIGNFLGGGITYLLPRLVGLAKARELVFLGEQIDGHEAARIGLANRAFPDDGFLQCAREFAQKIASKAPFSMRLAKEQLNFAGERTFDAALTAELEGMMFCSTTKDWREGIDSFAEKRSPVFKGE; translated from the coding sequence ATGGCTTTCGAAACGATTATTTACGGTGTGCAGGACGGCATTGCAGAAGTCAGACTGAACAGGCCGCATCGTTTGAACGCGGTGGTCCAGCAACTTTACGATGAGCTGGGCGAAGCGCTGAGTCTGGCGGAGGCGGACCGCGACGCACGGGTGCTCGTCATTACGGGAGAGGGACGCGCTTTCTGCGTCGGCGCAGACCTGAAGGAACACAAGGCGGGTCGCACGGCCTTCGAGCGTCGCGAGTACCTGCGAGGCGAGCAGGTAGTCTGCAAGCGATTGTTGACGCTCGGTAAGCCCGTGATCGCGGCGGTCAATGGCTTCGCGCTGGGAGCCGGTGCAGAAATTGCGATTGCTTCCGACTTCGTTGTGATGGCCGCGAGCGCGAAGATCGGACTGCCTGAAATCAGCATCGGCAATTTTCTTGGTGGCGGCATCACGTATCTCCTCCCCCGGCTGGTCGGTCTGGCAAAAGCCCGCGAGCTTGTTTTCCTTGGCGAGCAGATTGACGGGCACGAAGCTGCCCGGATTGGGCTGGCAAACCGTGCGTTTCCCGATGACGGCTTTTTGCAGTGCGCGCGCGAGTTTGCACAGAAGATCGCCAGCAAGGCACCGTTTTCAATGCGGCTCGCGAAGGAACAACTGAACTTCGCGGGCGAGCGCACTTTTGACGCAGCGCTGACAGCGGAGCTGGAGGGCATGATGTTCTGCTCCACAACGAAAGACTGGCGGGAAGGGATCGATTCGTTCGCCGAGAAGCGCTCACCGGTGTTCAAGGGAGAATAA